The proteins below are encoded in one region of Peribacillus muralis:
- a CDS encoding AEC family transporter → MSVLFLIVLNVIVPVFFLIGAGAILHRRFKLDMNTLSKLNHFLLMPAISFVNIYQSDIGGGMVAQIFSFLALQAISLILVSTVVAKLAGFDQSLAATFKNSVVLNNSANFGLPVSQMVFHGNPLGLSIQIIVIIFQNLLSYTYGLMNSVSVHTKSAKGAIREFLKNPIIYALLLGFILQAASFDIPLFLWTPIDNIASAFIAIALITLGAQSAYLKITHFPLPLVLSLIGRLILSPAIAFVIILMLGLEGTVAQGLFIASSFPTSRNSALFALEYDNHPEYAAQAVLMSTLFSSITVTLVVYLSKILF, encoded by the coding sequence GTGAGTGTCCTGTTTCTGATCGTATTGAATGTCATTGTCCCGGTCTTTTTCCTGATAGGGGCTGGAGCCATTCTTCATCGTAGATTCAAGCTCGATATGAATACATTATCGAAATTGAATCACTTTCTGCTCATGCCGGCGATTAGCTTTGTCAATATTTATCAAAGCGATATCGGCGGGGGAATGGTTGCCCAAATATTTAGCTTCCTCGCGCTGCAAGCGATAAGCCTCATCTTGGTGAGTACCGTGGTTGCCAAGCTTGCCGGGTTTGACCAAAGTCTCGCTGCCACGTTCAAAAATAGTGTGGTTCTGAATAATTCAGCCAATTTCGGGCTGCCGGTCAGCCAGATGGTTTTTCATGGGAATCCCCTTGGCTTGTCAATCCAAATCATCGTGATCATATTTCAAAACCTGTTGAGCTATACATATGGATTGATGAATTCCGTTTCGGTCCATACAAAAAGTGCAAAGGGAGCCATTCGTGAATTTTTGAAAAATCCTATCATTTATGCGCTCTTACTTGGGTTTATATTACAGGCTGCGTCCTTTGATATCCCTTTGTTTTTATGGACCCCTATCGATAATATCGCCAGTGCATTCATAGCCATCGCCCTGATTACCTTGGGTGCACAGAGCGCCTACTTGAAAATCACGCATTTCCCGCTTCCGCTTGTCCTTAGCTTGATCGGACGGTTGATCCTTTCTCCAGCCATCGCGTTCGTGATCATCCTCATGCTGGGCTTGGAGGGGACTGTCGCCCAAGGGCTATTCATCGCAAGCTCCTTTCCGACCTCAAGAAACAGCGCCTTATTCGCATTGGAGTATGATAACCACCCGGAGTATGCGGCACAGGCTGTCCTGATGTCCACCTTATTCAGCAGCATAACGGTAACATTGGTCGTATATCTATCGAAAATACTATTCTAG
- a CDS encoding LysR family transcriptional regulator encodes MNERDWHILKVLHEHKNITKTAQSLYISQPSLTKRIQQMEKEFNLKIVERGTRGVQFTPQGEYLAICADEMLIRLRQIKETAFNMGQEISGSLRLGVSNYITLHKLPGLLKRFRERYPKVDFHVTTGWSKEVLNLIYKEEVHVGIVRGDYQWSGAKHHLFEETICIASKEKIEVGDLPSLPRIDYTTDALLKTMIDDWWRNNFQGPPLVGMAVDKGDTCKEMVKNGLGYGILPSVLLEHDPTLRQLDLRDELGNPLIRNTWMLYHEKSLELKLVKEFVEFVEGIDFMTDL; translated from the coding sequence ATGAATGAAAGGGATTGGCATATTTTAAAGGTTCTGCATGAGCACAAGAATATCACTAAAACGGCGCAAAGCTTATATATCTCACAGCCTTCTTTAACGAAAAGGATCCAGCAGATGGAGAAGGAATTCAATTTGAAGATTGTCGAGCGAGGAACGAGGGGAGTGCAGTTCACCCCTCAGGGGGAATACTTGGCCATTTGTGCTGATGAGATGCTGATCAGGCTGCGGCAAATCAAAGAGACGGCGTTCAATATGGGACAGGAGATCAGTGGATCATTACGGTTGGGCGTTTCCAATTACATTACGCTGCATAAGCTGCCAGGATTGCTGAAAAGATTTCGTGAGCGATATCCGAAGGTGGATTTTCATGTGACTACAGGCTGGAGCAAGGAGGTACTGAATCTCATTTACAAGGAAGAAGTCCACGTCGGAATCGTCCGGGGCGATTATCAGTGGTCCGGGGCGAAGCATCATCTTTTTGAGGAAACGATTTGCATTGCTTCCAAGGAGAAAATCGAAGTCGGGGACCTGCCATCATTGCCGAGAATCGATTACACGACCGATGCACTTCTGAAAACGATGATCGATGATTGGTGGAGGAATAATTTTCAAGGTCCGCCATTAGTGGGAATGGCGGTGGACAAGGGGGATACATGCAAGGAAATGGTCAAAAATGGGCTGGGGTATGGAATCCTGCCTAGTGTATTATTGGAGCATGACCCAACCCTAAGGCAGCTGGACCTCAGGGATGAGCTAGGAAACCCGCTTATCCGGAATACGTGGATGTTATATCATGAAAAGTCACTCGAATTAAAGCTGGTGAAAGAGTTTGTCGAATTCGTCGAAGGCATCGATTTCATGACGGATCTATAA